One genomic window of Medicago truncatula cultivar Jemalong A17 chromosome 1, MtrunA17r5.0-ANR, whole genome shotgun sequence includes the following:
- the LOC120578117 gene encoding uncharacterized protein, whose product MDPFDIEAYFQKRDVEDTYIVNRFIQRRKKIEEGSGSHSRKYLNRDHAAANQRLIDDYFANEPTYDVAMFRRRYRMQKHVFLRIVRELSISHNYFTQQVDSANKKGISLTLNDIKVLDRSSVFDDVEQGKALRVNFFVNQRPYNMAYYLADGIYPSYPTFVKSIRFPQSEPNKLFAKHQEACWKDIERAFGVLQARFKIIREPARLWDIVDLGIIMRSCIILHNMIVEDE is encoded by the exons ATGGACCCTTTTGATATCGAAGCCTACTTCCAAAAACGTGACGTTGAAGACACTTATATCGTCAACCGATTTATTCAGCGTcgaaaaaaaatagaggaaggTAGTGGATCTCAtagtagaaaatatttaaatagagATCATGCAGCGGCAAACCAAAGACTCATTGACGACTACTTTGCCAATGAGCCTACATATGATGTTGCAATGTTTCGTCGTCGGTACCGGATGCAAAAACACGTTTTCCTTCGAATTGTTAGAGAACTTTCAATTAGTCATAACTACTTCACCCAACAAGTTGATTCCGCCAACAAAAAAGGTATATCACT AACGTTAAACGATATCAAAGTTCTAGACCGGTCATCGGTGTTTGATGATGTGGAACAGGGAAAGGCTCTAAGGGTgaatttctttgtgaatcaacgtCCCTATAATATGGCATACTATCTAGCTGATGGTATCTACCCTTCTTATCCAACTTTTGTCAAATCAATTAGATTTCCTCAAAGTGAACCCAataagttatttgcaaaacatcaggAGGCATGTTGGAAGGACATCGAACGTGCTTTTGGAgtgcttcaagctcgatttaaaatcatcCGTGAACCAGCTCGCTTGTGGGACATAGTTGATTTGGGTATCATCATgaggtcatgcatcatattacataatatgattgttgaggatgaaTGA
- the LOC25483086 gene encoding uncharacterized protein yields the protein MLANLVQLADKVAKAAEKAIPFKQECGDIRSKVEKLSDLLRQAAMITYELYEPPTRHIFWDTLNILNKALSLLLKKRIFIIIPVSAFSKTSTKLQNSIGNFSWLFRISSLHDDNQYIGLPPIAANTGMIYHIWEQMAILRTGSPKDRSDAAASLMSLADDINFYTCIIILEGGVVPILKLMKEGNTKEGKQTAARAIALFVSDIAADKQVVSFICEQISILHTDSLEDRSDAAASLVFLANESDRYGEMIIEEGGVGPLLKLMKEEGNYQGRENAAKAIRILKPINSAIILNTNATIGTQEDLSLCTNIRTPVHFIREKRINKHNVFGKLYESNQISEIV from the coding sequence ATGCTAGCAAATTTGGTCCAGCTGGCCGACAAAGTAGCGAAAGCAGCAGAGAAGGCAATCCCGTTCAAACAAGAATGTGGGGATATCAGATCCAAAGTGGAGAAACTCTCCGATCTTCTACGGCAGGCAGCGATGATCACCTACGAACTGTATGAGCCTCCGACTCGGCATATCTTCTGGGACACACTAAATATACTTAACAAGGCTCTTTCCTTGCTTCTCAAGAAGCGCATATTCATCATCATCCCCGTCTCCGCTTTTAGCAAAACTTCCACCAAACTTCAAAATTCCATTGGCAACTTTTCCTGGCTCTTCCGTATCTCCTCCCTCCACGACGATAACCAGTATATCGGCCTTCCTCCCATAGCCGCAAATACTGGCATGATTTACCACATTTGGGAACAGATGGCCATCCTCCGTACCGGCTCCCCGAAGGATCGTTCGGACGCCGCCGCTTCACTTATGTCACTAGCAGACGACATCAACTTTTACACATGTATAATCATCCTGGAAGGAGGGGTGGTTCCCATTTTGAAGTTGATGAAAGAAGGGAACACAAAAGAAGGAAAACAAACTGCTGCAAGAGCCATTGCTCTTTTCGTTTCTGACATAGCAGCGGACAAGCAAGTTGTCTCCTTCATTTGCGAACAAATTTCCATCCTTCATACTGACTCGTTGGAGGATCGTTCTGATGCAGCCGCATCCCTCGTATTTCTAGCAAATGAAAGCGACCGTTATGGGGAGATGATCATCGAAGAAGGAGGAGTAGGGCCCCTTTTGAAATTgatgaaggaagaagggaactATCAAGGCAGAGAGAATGCTGCAAAAGCCATTCGTATACTCAAACCCATCAACTCTGCCATTATACTCAACACAAACGCAACCATCGGCACACAGGAGGATTTAAGTCTATGTACAAACATACGCACTCCGGTCCATTTCATAAGAGAGAAACGAATCAATAAACATAATGTATTTGGGAAACTttatgaatcaaatcaaatatctGAAATTGTATAG